A window from Peromyscus eremicus chromosome 5, PerEre_H2_v1, whole genome shotgun sequence encodes these proteins:
- the Ucn3 gene encoding urocortin-3: protein MLMPTYFPLLLLLLLGAPGTSLSHKFYNAGPVFSCLNTALSEVKKNKLEDVPLLSKKSFDHLPPQDPLREEEEGGKPGKNKRTFSGAAGGSGAGSSRYRYQSQAQHKGKLYQDKAKSDRGTKFTLSLDVPTNIMNILFNIDKAKHLRAKAAANAQLMAQIGKK, encoded by the coding sequence ATGCTGATGCCCACTTACTTCccgctgctgctcctgctgcttctGGGGGCCCCGGGGACCAGCCTCTCCCACAAGTTCTACAACGCTGGACCAGTCTTCAGCTGCCTCAACACAGCCCTGTCTGAGGTCAAGAAGAACAAGCTGGAGGATGTGCCCTTGCTGAGCAAGAAGAGCTTTGACCACCTGCCCCCACAAGACCCtttgagagaagaagaggaaggaggaaagcctggcaagaacaaaagaactttctcAGGTGCTGCAGGTGGGAGTGGAGCTGGAAGCAGCCGGTACAGATACCAGTCTCAAGCACAGCACAAGGGGAAGCTGTACCAGGACAAGGCCAAAAGCGACCGGGGCACCAAGTTCACTCTGTCCCTTGATGTTCCCACTAACATCATGAACATCCTCTTCAACATCGACAAGGCCAAGCACTTGCGAGCCAAGGCAGCTGCCAATGCGCAGCTGATGGCACAGATTGGGAAGAAGTAA
- the Tubal3 gene encoding tubulin alpha chain-like 3, with protein sequence MEHRNASLNTFFHETRTGNHVPRALFMDLEPTVIDGIRVGKYHSLFHPEQLVNGKEDAANNYARGRYSAEQCSGLQGFLIYRSFGGGTGSGFTSLLMERLSLEYCKKTKLEFSVYPSPRVSTAIVEPYNAVLTTHSTIEHSDCTFMVDNEAVYDICRHKLGVERPSYASINRLMAQVLSSITASLRFEGPLNVDLIEFQTNLVPYPRIHFPITTLAPIVSADKAYQEQLSVPDITAACFEFSNQLVKCDPRLGKYMACCLLYRGDVVPKDVNAAITAMKSRTSVQFVDWCPTGFKVGINHQPPTVIPGGDLARVQRAVCMLSNTTAIVEAWACLDHKFDLMYAKKAFLHWYITEGMEQGEFIDAREDLAALEKDYEEVGLSF encoded by the exons ATGGAACATAGGAATGCATCTTTAAACACTTTCTTTCATGAGACAAGAACCGGAAATCATGTGCCCAGAGCGCTTTTCATGGACCTAGAACCAACTGTTATAG ATGGGATCCGTGTGGGGAAGTACCACTCACTCTTCCACCCAGAACAGCTTGTGAATGGAAAGGAGGATGCTGCAAACAACTATGCACGAGGTCGCTACTCC GCAGAACAATGCAGTGGACTTCAGGGCTTTTTGATTTACCGAAGCTTTGGAGGAGGCACAGGGTCGGGGTTTACATCTCTCTTGATGGAGCGACTCTCACTAGAGTATTGCAAGAAGACAAAATTGGAGTTCTCTGTCTATCCATCTCCTAGAGTCTCCACTGCTATAGTGGAGCCTTACAACGCCGTCCTCACCACTCATTCCACCATAGAACACTCAGACTGCACCTTCATGGTGGACAATGAGGCTGTCTATGACATCTGCCGTCACAAACTTGGTGTTGAACGTCCTTCCTATGCTAGTATCAATAGGTTGATGGCCCAGGTGTTATCTTCCATTACTGCTTCACTCCGCTTTGAGGGGCCTTTGAACGTGGACTTAATCGAATTCCAGACCAACCTAGTACCTTATCCCAGGATACATTTTCCCATCACAACGCTTGCCCCCATCGTCTCTGCTGACAAAGCCTACCAAGAGCAGCTCTCTGTGCCTGACATCACTGCTGCTTGCTTTGAGTTCTCCAACCAGTTGGTCAAGTGTGATCCTCGGCTTGGGAAGTACATGGCTTGCTGCCTACTGTACAGAGGAGATGTGGTCCCTAAGGATGTGAATGCAGCAATTACAGCCATGAAATCAAGGACCTCTGTTCAGTTTGTTGATTGGTGTCCAACTGGTTTCAAGGTGGGCATCAATCATCAGCCACCTACAGTGATTCCAGGAGGGGATCTAGCCAGGGTTCAGCGGGCTGTGTGTATGTTGAGCAATACCACGGCAATTGTGGAAGCCTGGGCCTGTCTGGACCACAAATTTGACCTCATGTATGCCAAAAAGGCATTTCTGCACTGGTATATCACAGAAGGCATGGAACAAGGGGAGTTTATAGATGCTAGGGAAGATCTGGCTGCTCTGGAAAAAGATTATGAGGAAGTGGGGCTGAGTTTCTGA